One Sodalinema gerasimenkoae IPPAS B-353 DNA segment encodes these proteins:
- a CDS encoding LmeA family phospholipid-binding protein — MTSSATLSPSSPAKSSLSSLLSGAVRLWLRSQVDQAQTLKIEFSGKNRQLLRGEIPSIEVEAEGVIYQGLHLGQVLLQAGAVRLNLKQLLKGEPLRLLQPVPVQINLTIHEQDLTASLASPLLQEATREVFQGILPDAMDWSGVTIQLRGDRLHLISPSPQALHLTTRLAIPSQDDIPQIQLQDIQVQGDGHNGIQTFPSRDIPLDATVSIEDLTCHDGLLHLSGNLQVIVN, encoded by the coding sequence ATGACCTCATCGGCTACCCTATCCCCTAGTTCTCCCGCCAAAAGTTCCCTCAGTTCCCTCCTCTCAGGAGCGGTGCGTCTGTGGCTGCGATCGCAAGTGGATCAGGCCCAAACCCTCAAGATTGAGTTTTCCGGTAAAAATCGTCAACTGTTGCGCGGGGAAATCCCCAGCATCGAGGTGGAAGCCGAAGGCGTCATCTACCAAGGACTCCATTTAGGACAAGTTCTGTTGCAAGCCGGGGCCGTTCGCCTGAATCTCAAACAACTCCTCAAAGGAGAACCCCTACGACTGTTGCAGCCGGTTCCGGTGCAAATCAACCTAACAATCCATGAGCAAGATCTCACCGCCTCCCTGGCCTCCCCCTTACTGCAAGAGGCCACCCGCGAGGTCTTCCAAGGCATTTTACCCGACGCAATGGACTGGAGTGGGGTTACCATTCAACTGCGGGGCGATCGCCTCCATCTCATCAGCCCATCCCCCCAAGCCTTACATCTCACAACCCGTTTAGCTATCCCGTCCCAAGATGACATCCCACAGATTCAACTCCAGGATATCCAGGTACAGGGAGACGGCCACAACGGCATCCAAACCTTCCCCTCCCGAGATATTCCCTTAGATGCTACGGTATCCATCGAAGACCTCACCTGTCACGACGGACTCCTCCATCTCTCAGGAAATTTACAAGTCATTGTCAACTAA
- the era gene encoding GTPase Era: MNPAEFSLIPTPPEGFKSGFISIIGRPNVGKSTLMNTLVGQKVAITSPVAQTTRNRLQGILTTDAAQLIFIDTPGIHKPHHQLGTVLVQNAKRAINSGDVLLFLVDGSGEAGGGDRYIADLLQEVKVPVLLGLNKIDCQSYDKAEAIDASYQDLAGDRPWEVVKFSALKGTGTPELLERLVTHLEPGPYYYPPDLVTDRPERFIMGELIREQILLNTREEVPHSVAIAIEKVEETPKLTRVFATINVERDSQKGILIGKRGSMLKQIGSAAREQIQKLVSGQIYLELFVKVQPKWRQSRTRLHELGYRVED; this comes from the coding sequence ATGAATCCCGCCGAATTTTCGCTCATCCCAACGCCCCCCGAAGGGTTTAAATCGGGGTTTATCAGTATTATTGGTCGCCCGAATGTGGGTAAATCGACCCTGATGAATACCCTGGTGGGGCAAAAAGTCGCCATCACCTCCCCCGTGGCTCAAACTACTCGCAATCGCCTCCAGGGGATTCTCACCACCGATGCGGCCCAATTGATTTTTATCGATACCCCCGGTATCCATAAACCCCATCATCAGTTGGGAACGGTGTTAGTCCAGAATGCGAAACGAGCCATCAACTCGGGGGATGTGTTGCTGTTTCTCGTGGATGGTTCCGGGGAAGCTGGGGGGGGCGATCGCTATATTGCGGATCTCTTGCAGGAGGTTAAGGTTCCGGTGTTGCTGGGCCTCAATAAGATAGATTGCCAGTCCTATGATAAAGCCGAGGCGATCGATGCCTCCTATCAAGACCTGGCCGGCGATCGCCCCTGGGAGGTGGTGAAGTTCTCGGCCCTCAAGGGAACCGGAACCCCAGAACTCCTCGAACGGCTCGTCACTCACCTCGAACCTGGCCCCTATTACTATCCCCCGGATTTAGTTACAGATCGCCCGGAACGCTTTATCATGGGCGAGTTGATTCGAGAGCAAATCCTGCTCAACACCCGCGAAGAAGTCCCCCATTCCGTGGCCATCGCCATTGAGAAGGTGGAGGAAACCCCAAAACTGACTCGCGTTTTCGCCACCATTAATGTCGAGCGAGATTCCCAAAAGGGGATTCTCATTGGAAAACGAGGCTCAATGCTCAAACAAATCGGTTCCGCCGCCCGGGAGCAAATTCAAAAACTCGTCAGCGGTCAAATTTACCTGGAACTGTTTGTTAAAGTACAACCTAAATGGCGACAGTCTCGCACTCGCCTCCATGAACTCGGCTATCGTGTTGAAGACTAA
- a CDS encoding VWA domain-containing protein produces MLENRDYTLIVDRSGSMSEQDQAGGKSRWDVVKNSAIALAEKCDEYDPDGITVYLFSSRFRRYDNVNADKVREIFEQNNPVGKTALAEVLGDALNNYFERKAAGTSQPNGEIILVITDGEPNNRKDVIKLLIEASQKIDRDEELGISFIQVGNDPKVREFLKALDDQLTDTGAAFDIVDTITLEDMEGQSLSDVLLNAILD; encoded by the coding sequence ATGTTAGAAAATCGTGACTATACCTTAATTGTCGACCGCAGCGGCAGTATGTCGGAACAAGACCAAGCGGGCGGAAAAAGCCGTTGGGACGTGGTCAAAAATTCGGCGATCGCCCTGGCTGAAAAGTGCGATGAATATGACCCGGATGGGATTACGGTATATCTGTTTTCCAGTCGCTTTCGTCGCTATGATAATGTGAATGCGGACAAAGTTCGGGAGATTTTTGAGCAGAATAATCCCGTTGGCAAAACGGCTTTAGCTGAGGTATTAGGGGATGCCCTCAATAACTATTTTGAACGCAAAGCCGCCGGAACTAGTCAACCCAATGGGGAAATTATCCTGGTCATTACCGATGGGGAACCGAATAATCGCAAAGATGTGATTAAACTGCTCATTGAAGCGTCACAAAAAATTGACCGTGACGAAGAATTGGGAATTTCTTTTATTCAAGTGGGCAATGATCCCAAAGTTCGCGAATTTCTCAAAGCCCTCGATGACCAACTCACCGATACTGGGGCAGCCTTTGATATTGTGGATACCATTACCCTAGAGGATATGGAGGGTCAATCCCTGTCTGATGTTCTGCTCAATGCTATTTTAGACTAA
- a CDS encoding glycosyltransferase: MSSSPLPCCSFIIVNYNGLDYLHSCLESVYRLDYPRDRLDVILVDNGSQDDSLAIVEQDFPEVRCFRNHRNNFAGALNLGIKEAQGDYIAFLNNDAQLHRDWLGKLLPSFKRSPKIGAVAGKIRFLDGRINSVGHRRLRNHYWADIGYGEADQGQYDQPKEVEGLCWAATLFQRSCLQDVGAIDEEFVMYFEDVEYSKRCRDRGWSFQYVPGAIADHQVGGSSTGSVLTEYFCNRNRFLYLAKHEPEHLINALTTSVFWIEQHYDLLYDCLPVILKKLVTENDKTVVNSILPKLCQKLQKIYGPRDIDKLLARLEVILGSRKISLAIYDNSLHFIGGGQRYLATLAAILQDNFEITLIGNRPVKRDQLEQWYGLDLSRCQIRIIPLPFFDKRGSEIINSTWVTAETENPFDAIALASKDYDIFINANQVTKVVPLAPVSLFFCHFPDTHREAYFVADRYSFLVSNSDYTSQWIRKRWRLNPTTLLYPPVEMAPKGEPANPKPLNKEKLILAVGRFEAGGMKKQQEMIQAFQRLYSAHPQGMKDWRLVLVGGSSKKNSYLQGLEKQIKQAELPVDLAVNVSLDELRGFYEKAALFWHLCGLEETHPERFEHFGMATVEAMQNGCIPLVFRGGGQPEIVEAEESGFLVESLDELVQMTYNLCCQPETWPPLQKAARRRGDCFSRKRFEEGVWQLFSPIEAEYGQVQLPDPAQMAKRPTLLRELR; the protein is encoded by the coding sequence ATGTCTTCCTCTCCCCTTCCCTGCTGTTCCTTTATTATCGTCAACTATAACGGGCTTGACTACCTGCACTCCTGTTTAGAGTCCGTTTATCGATTAGATTATCCCCGCGATCGCCTCGATGTCATTCTTGTCGACAATGGCTCTCAAGATGACTCCTTAGCCATTGTTGAACAGGACTTTCCCGAGGTTCGTTGTTTCCGCAATCACCGCAACAACTTCGCCGGGGCCTTGAATTTAGGCATCAAAGAAGCCCAAGGAGACTATATCGCCTTTCTCAATAATGATGCCCAGTTACATCGGGACTGGTTGGGGAAACTCTTACCCTCGTTTAAGCGATCGCCCAAAATTGGCGCTGTAGCGGGTAAAATTCGCTTTCTCGATGGGCGTATCAATAGTGTGGGTCATCGCCGTCTTAGGAACCATTACTGGGCGGATATTGGCTATGGTGAAGCCGATCAGGGTCAGTATGATCAGCCCAAAGAGGTCGAGGGACTCTGTTGGGCCGCCACCCTCTTTCAACGGTCTTGTTTGCAAGATGTGGGGGCAATTGATGAAGAGTTTGTCATGTATTTTGAGGATGTGGAATATTCCAAACGCTGTCGCGATCGCGGTTGGAGTTTTCAGTATGTCCCAGGGGCGATCGCCGATCATCAAGTAGGCGGATCGAGTACGGGGTCAGTTCTCACGGAATACTTCTGTAACCGCAACCGCTTTCTCTACTTAGCGAAACATGAACCTGAACATCTCATCAATGCTCTTACAACTTCAGTATTTTGGATAGAGCAACATTATGACTTACTCTATGACTGCCTACCCGTGATTTTAAAAAAATTAGTAACAGAAAATGATAAAACTGTCGTCAATTCGATTCTACCTAAACTCTGTCAAAAACTGCAAAAAATATATGGCCCACGAGATATTGACAAGCTCCTCGCTCGCCTAGAAGTTATTTTAGGTAGCCGCAAAATAAGCTTAGCAATTTATGATAATTCCCTCCATTTTATTGGCGGTGGGCAACGTTATTTAGCGACCTTAGCTGCTATCTTACAAGACAACTTTGAAATCACCTTAATTGGCAATCGCCCCGTCAAGCGAGACCAGCTCGAACAGTGGTATGGACTCGATTTATCCCGCTGCCAAATTCGGATTATTCCCCTACCATTCTTCGATAAACGAGGGTCGGAAATTATCAATTCAACCTGGGTAACCGCCGAAACTGAAAATCCCTTTGATGCCATTGCCCTCGCCAGCAAAGACTATGACATTTTCATCAATGCCAATCAGGTTACAAAAGTTGTACCTCTCGCCCCTGTTTCTCTCTTTTTCTGTCATTTCCCTGACACACACCGCGAAGCCTATTTTGTCGCAGATCGCTATAGTTTCCTCGTCAGTAATAGCGACTATACCAGCCAATGGATTCGCAAACGTTGGCGCTTAAACCCCACCACTTTACTCTATCCCCCAGTGGAGATGGCCCCCAAGGGTGAACCCGCCAATCCCAAACCACTCAATAAAGAAAAACTAATTCTGGCGGTAGGGCGCTTTGAAGCGGGGGGGATGAAGAAACAGCAAGAGATGATACAAGCCTTTCAACGACTCTATTCTGCCCATCCTCAAGGGATGAAGGATTGGCGATTGGTGTTAGTGGGGGGAAGTTCCAAGAAAAATAGTTATCTACAAGGATTAGAAAAACAAATCAAACAAGCAGAACTCCCGGTAGATTTAGCCGTCAATGTTTCCTTGGACGAGTTGCGAGGATTTTATGAAAAAGCCGCCCTCTTTTGGCATTTGTGCGGTTTAGAGGAAACCCATCCCGAACGATTTGAACATTTTGGCATGGCTACAGTCGAAGCGATGCAAAATGGCTGTATTCCCCTGGTGTTTCGGGGTGGGGGCCAGCCGGAAATTGTCGAGGCGGAAGAATCGGGGTTTCTAGTGGAGTCTCTGGATGAATTGGTACAAATGACCTACAATCTCTGTTGTCAACCAGAGACTTGGCCCCCCTTACAGAAAGCCGCCCGCCGTCGGGGAGACTGTTTTAGTCGAAAACGCTTTGAGGAGGGGGTGTGGCAGTTGTTTAGCCCTATTGAAGCGGAATATGGCCAAGTGCAGTTACCGGATCCCGCCCAGATGGCGAAACGGCCAACGTTGTTGCGGGAGTTGAGATAG
- the rnhA gene encoding ribonuclease HI codes for MTMKSVTIYTDGACSGNPGPGGYGTVLIYRDFRKELSGGFRRTTNNRMEMMAAIVGLQLLKQACQVTLYSDSKYIVDAMRQGWAKRWKAKGWWRNKKERAKNPDLWEELLQLSDFHQVEFVWVKGHAGNKENECCDRLAVAASKESDLPADEVFERGDA; via the coding sequence ATGACGATGAAGTCAGTGACAATTTATACGGATGGGGCTTGTAGTGGCAATCCTGGCCCGGGAGGCTATGGAACTGTTCTCATTTATCGGGACTTCCGGAAGGAACTCTCGGGGGGGTTCCGACGGACTACCAACAATCGTATGGAGATGATGGCGGCGATTGTGGGCTTGCAGTTGCTGAAACAGGCCTGTCAGGTGACGCTGTACTCTGATTCCAAGTATATTGTGGATGCCATGCGCCAGGGATGGGCGAAACGCTGGAAGGCTAAGGGCTGGTGGCGTAATAAGAAGGAACGGGCCAAGAACCCGGATTTGTGGGAGGAGTTGTTGCAGTTGTCAGACTTTCATCAGGTGGAGTTTGTCTGGGTGAAAGGCCATGCGGGAAATAAGGAGAATGAATGTTGCGATCGCCTGGCGGTGGCCGCCTCCAAAGAATCCGACTTACCCGCAGATGAAGTCTTTGAACGTGGGGATGCGTAG
- the purU gene encoding formyltetrahydrofolate deformylase, with protein MTGATATLLLSCPDQQGLVAKIANFIYSNGGNIIHADHHTDFNAGLFLSRIEWQLEGFNLPRDIIDRAFAAVGKPLNASWELHFSDERQRLAIWVTKQDHCLLDLLWRQQAKELPAEIPLMMSNHPDLEAIAEQFGIDFYHISVTKASKAEAEAQQLDLLRQYDIDLVVLAKYMQVVSPGFIEQFSKIINIHHSFLPAFPGARPYHRAYERGVKIIGATAHYVTADLDEGPIIEQDVARVSHRDLTPDLIRKGKDLERMVLARAVRSHLQHRVLAYNNRTVVFS; from the coding sequence ATGACCGGAGCGACTGCAACGTTACTGTTATCATGCCCTGACCAACAGGGATTGGTTGCCAAAATTGCCAATTTCATCTATTCCAATGGTGGCAATATTATTCATGCTGACCATCACACAGATTTTAATGCGGGCCTGTTTTTAAGTCGCATTGAATGGCAGTTAGAGGGGTTTAACCTACCTCGTGATATTATTGATCGCGCCTTTGCGGCAGTGGGAAAACCCCTTAACGCCAGTTGGGAACTGCATTTTTCTGATGAACGCCAACGCCTGGCCATTTGGGTGACGAAACAGGATCACTGTTTACTAGATTTGCTGTGGCGACAACAGGCCAAGGAACTCCCGGCGGAGATTCCTCTCATGATGAGTAATCATCCTGATTTAGAGGCGATCGCCGAGCAATTTGGCATTGACTTCTACCATATTTCAGTCACAAAAGCAAGTAAAGCTGAGGCAGAAGCCCAACAATTAGACCTACTCCGTCAGTATGACATTGACCTCGTGGTGCTGGCGAAATATATGCAGGTGGTGAGTCCGGGATTTATTGAACAGTTCTCGAAAATCATCAACATTCACCATTCCTTTTTACCCGCCTTTCCCGGGGCCCGGCCCTATCATCGGGCCTACGAACGGGGGGTAAAAATTATCGGGGCCACGGCCCATTATGTCACCGCCGATCTCGATGAAGGGCCCATTATCGAGCAAGATGTGGCCCGCGTCAGTCACCGAGACCTAACTCCAGACTTAATCCGTAAAGGGAAAGACTTAGAACGGATGGTATTGGCCCGGGCCGTGCGATCGCACCTCCAGCATCGGGTTCTCGCCTACAATAACCGTACCGTGGTCTTCTCCTAA
- a CDS encoding DUF3177 family protein has protein sequence MFNDSTLQSLVWLDYRLAVLFTVIVPLILLIWAFVEKFEAVQRLLTIYWRVASLLAITVYLAIASLPISFLTGGLARILIPISLWFWVDLNDEIDDAPRKPLKWVLTSWRWAITIYCFIGVLFQLPAFSCATLSREAVVSTMSCRIWLEAPWGYKAMFHANTATELLGFIGIVGLVAYVLCLLYFAFVRLAKQGRSAMG, from the coding sequence ATGTTCAACGATTCCACCCTCCAATCCCTTGTTTGGCTTGACTACCGTCTCGCCGTTCTCTTTACCGTCATTGTGCCCCTCATTCTTCTCATCTGGGCCTTTGTTGAGAAGTTCGAGGCGGTGCAGCGGTTGTTAACTATTTACTGGCGCGTCGCCAGTTTACTGGCCATCACCGTCTATCTGGCCATCGCCTCCCTTCCCATTAGTTTCCTCACTGGTGGACTGGCCCGTATCTTGATTCCCATCAGCCTCTGGTTTTGGGTCGATCTCAACGACGAAATCGACGACGCACCCCGTAAACCCCTCAAATGGGTTCTCACCTCTTGGCGTTGGGCGATTACAATTTATTGTTTCATTGGGGTTCTGTTTCAACTCCCCGCCTTCTCCTGTGCAACGCTTTCCCGAGAGGCGGTTGTTTCTACCATGTCTTGTCGCATTTGGTTAGAGGCCCCCTGGGGATATAAAGCCATGTTTCACGCCAATACAGCCACGGAACTGTTGGGATTTATTGGTATTGTGGGCTTAGTGGCCTATGTTCTGTGTTTGCTCTATTTCGCCTTTGTTCGTTTAGCAAAACAAGGTCGCTCGGCAATGGGATGA
- a CDS encoding AAA family ATPase produces the protein MDRSTLSALNRAIERYNPFTGLATLEEADLWRGNLPDCPSPHRKAMTLVQSALAEIEGGKRVCSLVILGEIGTGKTHFLAQVWQKLQTTGQAAFIYIDVQQFQDSTTVRQVLLNAISYSLSRKGASGFMQWQELASALATQALESLDTQVKELTPEMAIRRLRGQPQDRNRHWVDRVAEGFFKLRPDIGDPDVVRAILWTLTPAQAPFARKWLAGRSLAPWKLDELGLPQRQGESRESRAAELLEEILQLLGDWKPLVVAFDRLDGEELDDTDEEALEEEWDMRVPVGAMVRLSQSLRALRCSHGTVVLSVMDPETWERIVQPMLGRMTRHLSDRADPIELPEADETVVRAVIRAWLRKFYRDRELIPPSPLYPFDDSQLKALAREGSDLHDAIEWCAENFRPVENDPLERVTQAFERSLIQVQGIEQMTETLVIEALGLGFESLLGTTLDGVEIRSVEQRLSGKSQRRKPLDLKIVASERGQDLRVGVMVVFEERGQRVGSRLRTLCDFEEFGLTRGVLLRPFTREIPSTWKAREWLEHLETTGGGWLDVSVEAIAPLLALLEVLKQRQEWGLSKSRILGFASSKGLVTGNPLIRELLRPSNPEAIAPNPKGDGRPDSRYSSHQPSSDIER, from the coding sequence TTGGATCGATCCACTCTATCTGCCCTTAACCGCGCGATCGAGCGTTATAACCCCTTTACTGGGTTAGCAACGCTGGAGGAGGCCGATCTCTGGCGCGGAAATCTCCCTGACTGTCCTTCCCCCCATCGCAAGGCCATGACCTTGGTTCAGTCGGCGTTGGCAGAAATTGAAGGGGGAAAACGCGTCTGTTCTCTCGTCATTTTGGGGGAGATAGGAACCGGGAAAACTCACTTTCTGGCCCAAGTTTGGCAGAAACTACAAACGACGGGACAAGCGGCGTTTATTTATATTGATGTTCAGCAGTTTCAAGATAGTACGACGGTGCGCCAGGTGTTGCTGAATGCGATCTCCTACAGCCTCAGTCGTAAGGGGGCCTCGGGGTTTATGCAATGGCAGGAATTGGCCAGCGCCCTGGCGACGCAGGCCCTGGAAAGTCTCGATACTCAAGTCAAGGAGTTAACCCCAGAGATGGCCATTCGGCGGTTACGGGGACAACCCCAGGATCGCAATCGCCATTGGGTTGATCGCGTGGCCGAAGGTTTCTTTAAGCTACGCCCGGATATTGGCGATCCTGATGTGGTTCGGGCCATTCTCTGGACATTGACCCCCGCCCAGGCCCCCTTCGCCCGCAAATGGTTGGCGGGGCGATCGCTGGCCCCCTGGAAACTCGATGAGTTAGGCCTTCCCCAACGTCAAGGGGAAAGCCGAGAAAGTCGCGCCGCTGAGTTGTTGGAGGAAATTCTGCAACTGTTGGGAGATTGGAAGCCCTTAGTGGTGGCCTTCGATCGCCTCGATGGGGAAGAGTTAGACGACACCGACGAGGAAGCCCTGGAAGAAGAATGGGATATGCGCGTCCCTGTCGGGGCCATGGTGCGCTTGTCTCAGAGTCTGCGGGCCCTGCGTTGCAGCCATGGAACGGTGGTGTTGAGTGTGATGGACCCCGAAACCTGGGAACGGATTGTGCAACCCATGTTAGGGCGCATGACTCGCCATTTGAGCGATCGCGCCGATCCCATTGAACTCCCCGAGGCCGATGAAACAGTAGTTCGGGCCGTGATTCGGGCTTGGCTACGGAAGTTTTACCGCGATCGCGAGTTGATTCCTCCCTCGCCTCTGTATCCCTTTGATGACTCACAACTGAAGGCCCTGGCCCGGGAAGGGTCGGATCTGCATGATGCCATCGAATGGTGTGCAGAAAACTTCCGTCCGGTGGAAAACGACCCCCTCGAACGGGTGACGCAAGCCTTTGAACGCAGTCTAATTCAGGTTCAGGGGATTGAACAGATGACAGAAACCCTTGTGATTGAAGCCCTGGGGCTAGGTTTTGAGAGTTTGCTAGGAACCACCCTGGATGGGGTGGAAATTCGCAGCGTTGAACAGCGACTGTCTGGGAAGTCTCAACGTCGCAAACCCCTAGATTTAAAGATTGTCGCCAGTGAACGGGGCCAGGATCTACGGGTTGGGGTGATGGTGGTGTTTGAGGAACGGGGCCAACGAGTGGGAAGTCGCCTGCGAACGCTGTGTGATTTTGAGGAGTTTGGCTTGACGCGAGGCGTTCTACTACGGCCCTTTACGCGGGAGATTCCCTCCACCTGGAAGGCCCGAGAATGGTTAGAACATCTAGAGACAACGGGAGGCGGCTGGCTGGATGTCTCAGTAGAGGCGATCGCCCCTCTGTTAGCCTTGTTGGAGGTCTTGAAACAACGACAGGAATGGGGACTCTCGAAATCCCGTATTTTAGGGTTCGCCAGTAGTAAAGGGTTAGTGACGGGAAATCCCCTAATTCGGGAACTGCTACGTCCGTCTAACCCCGAAGCGATCGCCCCCAATCCGAAGGGAGACGGAAGGCCGGATTCTCGCTATTCCTCCCATCAACCCTCTAGTGATATCGAACGCTAG
- the folP gene encoding dihydropteroate synthase, whose translation MVRYCNPTLTIRDRRFTWGDRTYIMGVLNVTPDSFSDGGEFASLQNALNQAQHLETSGADILDIGGQSTRPGAEEVSLEEEIKRVVPVIEALRSHSNCPISVDTYRAEVAAAALDVGADIVNDVSGGTADPEMLPLIGERQVPAILMHMRGTPKTMQSLTQYEDVVADVIEKLQQHIHAAIACGVSPNQLILDPGIGFAKTQGQNLQLLRQLPQFQALGYPLLLGVSRKSFIGRILDRPNPKDRLWGTAAACTAAIASGADILRVHDLPAMSDVARVADALFRGKSGQ comes from the coding sequence ATGGTGAGGTATTGTAATCCGACGTTGACGATTCGCGATCGCCGCTTCACTTGGGGCGATCGCACCTATATCATGGGAGTCCTCAATGTCACCCCCGATAGTTTCAGTGATGGCGGTGAGTTCGCTTCCCTGCAAAACGCCCTGAACCAAGCCCAACATCTGGAAACCTCAGGGGCGGATATCCTTGATATTGGTGGCCAATCCACGCGGCCTGGGGCAGAAGAGGTGTCTCTTGAGGAGGAAATCAAACGGGTGGTTCCCGTGATTGAAGCCCTACGATCGCACTCAAACTGCCCCATTTCCGTCGATACCTATCGGGCCGAGGTAGCGGCGGCGGCCCTGGATGTGGGGGCAGATATCGTCAATGATGTCAGTGGCGGAACCGCCGATCCTGAAATGTTACCCTTAATTGGCGAACGTCAGGTTCCGGCGATTCTCATGCACATGAGGGGAACCCCTAAAACCATGCAATCCCTGACGCAGTATGAAGATGTGGTGGCAGATGTTATCGAGAAACTGCAACAACATATCCATGCGGCGATCGCCTGTGGCGTATCCCCAAACCAGTTAATCCTCGATCCGGGGATTGGTTTCGCCAAAACCCAAGGGCAAAATCTACAACTGTTGCGACAACTCCCTCAATTCCAGGCCCTAGGCTACCCCCTCCTGTTAGGCGTCTCCCGGAAAAGTTTTATTGGCCGCATTCTCGATCGCCCAAATCCCAAAGATCGTCTCTGGGGAACTGCTGCCGCCTGTACCGCCGCCATCGCCTCTGGGGCGGACATTCTCCGGGTTCACGATCTCCCCGCCATGAGTGATGTGGCCCGTGTCGCTGATGCCCTATTTCGGGGCAAATCGGGCCAGTAG